The sequence CCAAGCTCCTGCTCGCCACCGGGCCTTCGGCGAAGAAGGGCATGGAGAACCAGGGCGGGGTTCCCGTGTACCACCTGGCGGGACGCCTCGACATCGACCAGGTGGCGTCGGTGGATCCGCGTACGCACCGTTCGATGAAGGCGAAGGGTGTCACGGCTTTCGACTGCGATCAGTGGATCGACGGCCAGGGCCGCACCATTCGCTTCGAGCAGCACATGGACATGCGCGGGATGCCGAGCGCCAACAAGATCCTCTTCAGTGAGTTCGGGCCGGTGGAGACCTTCGGCGCGCCCACCGCGAGCTGACCTCCGGGACCCGGCCCGGCCCGATCCCATCCGACCCGGTCGGTCCCGCCCTCCTCAGCCCCGCAGCAGGCGGGCCTTGGCCGTCGTGAACTCCTGGGGGGTCAGCAGGCCCTCGCGGGCGAGGCCGGCGAGCTGGGTGAGCTCCGCCACCAGGCCGGCCGGGGCGGGACGGTCGGGCGTGCTCGCCGCCGCCGGCTCCGGTTCGGCCGGCTGCGGGGGCTCGGGCGGAGCTTCGAGCGGCGCCCCGGTCGGGGGCCGCTCGGCCTGTGCCCCGGTCCGGTCCGGGGCGTCCGCCGGGCCCGTGGTGGTCGCCGGGCCCGGTGTTCCCACCGAGCCCGTCGTCGCTTCCGCCGCTCCGGAGGCCCGCGCCAGCAGGCCCCGCAGCAACGGGTGCCCCGGCGGGCGGTTCGCCGCGCGGACCGTCACTCCCATCGGGCGGATGAACATCAGGCCACCCCCGCCCGTGGATCCGCCGGGACCCGGTCCGGCGGGATGCGGACCGAGCCGACGATCCGGCCGCCCGCCGCCCGTACGGCGATGGCCGCGTCCTCGGCCCACAGGTGTTCGACGACGAGGAGCAGCGCGCAGCTCCCGCGTTCCAGCAGACCCGCCGCCTCCTGGATGTCCTCCGGCCCGATCAGTCGCGCCACGTCCCGGCCCGTCAGCAGGCCGTTCAGTTCGACGAACTCGTCGAACTCGGCCGCCAGGACATCTCCCGACGCCGTTCTCGTCGCCACGATCCCGTCGATCAGCCGGACCACCCCGGTCTTGCGCAGCCCCATCACGGCCTCGACCGCCGGGGCCCGCAGCTGCTCCTCCGGGAAGGCGAGGACGATGAATTCCACAGGTCCCATGCGCCTCGGCTCCTCACTTTCGATACTTCCGACCGTTTGTGACGACTCTTCGGCACACTATGGCATAAGCGGACATATCATCCGTCTGCTTGCTACGTTTCGGTCCATGACCGCTCTGACGGCGAAGGTGACGGAGCCCGCCCCGCCCCCGCCCCCCGGCGCCGACGCCCCCAAGCGGCGCGGCGTCGAGCTGACGCTCCTCGCCGGAGCCGTCCTGATCTCCGTCCTCGGTCACCTCTACGTCGGCCTCGCGACCACCGGCCACCTCCCCGGCCCCGCCGCCCGCTACGCCACCGGCCTGTGCGCCGCCGCCCTGCTCGCGCACCTCGCCGTCCGCCTGCGGGCCCCGTACGCCGACCCCCTGCTGCTCCCCATCGCCGTCCTCCTCAACGGCCTCGGCCTCGTCCTCATCCAACGCCTGGACGTGACCACCCCCGGCCATCTCACCGCCGGCGACCAACTCCTGTGGTCCGCCCTGGGCGTGGCGCTCTTCGTGCTGGTCGTCGCACTGCTCCGCGACCACCGCGTGCTCCAGCGCTACGCCTATCTCTCCGTCGCCGTGGCTCTCGTCCTGATGCTGATCCCCGTCTTCTTCCCGGCGGTCAACGGCGCGCACATCTGGATCCGGTTCGCCGGGCTCTCCTTCCAGCCGGGGGAGTTCGCCAAGATCCTGCTCGCGGTCTTCTTCGCCGCCTACCTCGCCGCGAACCGCACCGCGCTCGCCCTCACCGGCCGCCGCCTCTTCTGGAAGCTCCGGCTCCTCCCCGGCCGTGTCCTCGGCCCGATCCTCGCGATCTGGCTGCTCAGCGTCGGCGTACTGGTCCTGGAGCGGGACCTGGGCACCTCGCTGCTGTTCTTCGGACTCTTCGTGATCATGCTGTTCACGGCCACCGGACGGATCGGCTGGATCGCGATCGGGCTGCTGCTCGCCGCCCTCGGCGCCTACGCCGTCGGGACCTTCGAACCGCACGTGCACAGCCGCGTCGACGACTGGCTGAATCCTTTCGCCTCCATCGAGCGCGGCGAGGGTCCCGGCCAGCTCGCCCAGTCCCTCTTCGCCTTCGGCGCCGGCGGCCTCCTCGGCGCCGGCCTCGGCCACGGCCAGTCCTTCCTCATCGGCTTCGCCGCCAAGTCGGACTTCATCCTCGCCACCGCCGGCGAGGAGCTCGGTCTCGTCGGCCTCGCCGCGATCCTGCTCCTCTACGGGCTCCTCGTCGCCCGCGGATTCCGCGCCGGGCTCGCCCTGCGCGACCCCTTCGGGCGGCTGCTCGCCACCGGGCTCGCCTCGATCGTCGCGCTCCAGGTGTTCGTCATCGCGGGCGGCGTCACCGGCCTGATCCCCCTCACCGGCATGGCCATGCCCTTCCTCGCCCAGGGCGGCTCCTCCGTCGTCACCAACTGGATCATCGTCGCGCTGCTGGTCCGGCTCAGCGACAGCGCCCGCAGACCCCGCCCCGCGAAGGAGCCGGCCGAGTGATCCGCTACATCCGCTGGTGCGCGTACTTCTGCGCCCTCCTGCTGATCGCCCTGCTGGTCAACATCGCCCGCGTGCAGGTCTGGGAGTCCGCCGCCTACGGCGCGAACCCGGCCAACAAGCGCCCCGCCATCGAGCGCTACGCCGAACCCCGCGGGGACATCCTGGTCGACGGGCGCCCCGTCACCGGCTCCCGCGACAGCGGCCAACTGCTGCGCTACGAGCGCACGTACGCGAACGGCCCGCTCTACGCGCCCGTCACCGGCTTCTCCTCCCAGACCTACGGGACCAGTTTCGTCGAGCGCGCCGAGGACGCGATCCTCTCGGGCACCGACCCGGGGCTCTCGGCCTTCCCGCTCTGGTACGAACTGGCCCGTGGCCGCCCCGCCGGCGGGAACGCCGCCACCACGGTCCGCGCCGGCATGCAGCGGGCCGCGTACGCCGGGCTCGCGGGCAAGCGCGGCGCGGTGGCCGCCGTCGAGCCCGCCACCGGGAAGATCCTCGCGCTGGTCAGCAGCCCCTCGTACGACCCCTCCGTGCTCTCCGGGACGGGTACGAAGGTCAAGGAGGCCTGGACCGCCCTGAACGCGGATCCCGCCCGGCCGATGCTCAACCGGGCGCTGCGCGAGACGTACCCGCCCGGCTCCACCTTCAAGATCGTGACGGCGGCGGCCGCCCTCGACGCGGGCGTGGTCAGCGACGTGGACGCGCCGACCCGGACCCCCGACCCCTATCCGCTGCCCGGGACCAGCACCCTGCTGCCGAACGCGGGCACCGGCTGCGAGGACGCCTCGATGGCGGACGCCGTGCAGTGGTCCTGCAACACGGTCATGGCGAAGATCGGTGTGCAGGTCGGGCTGCGCGGCATGGTGGAGGCGGCGCGCCGCTTCGGATTCAACGGTGAGGGGCTGCGGGTGCCCGCGTGGGTGTCCCGGTCGAACTTCGACACCGACATGAGCCAGGACCAGCTGGCCCTGTCCTCGATCGGGCAGTTCAACACGAAGGCCACGCCGCTGCAGATGGCGATGGTGGCCGCGGCCGTGGCGAACGGCGGCGAGCTCAAGTACCCCTACCTGGTGGACCGGACCACCCAGGACGACGGCTCCCAGGTCCGGCGCGGGGGCGAGCGCAGCCTGGGCCGGGCGATGAACCCGGCCACCGCCGTCCGGCTGCAGGACCTGATGGTCAAGGTCGTGGAGAACGGGACCGGCCGCAACGCCGCGATCCCGGGCGCGGTGGTCGGCGGCAAGACGGGCACCGCGCAGCACGGGGTCGGCAACGCGGGCACGCCGTACGCCTGGTTCATCTCCTGGGCCAAGGCCGAGGGCGCGGCCCTGCCGCAGGTGGCGGTCGCGGTGGTGGTCGAGGACGCCTCGGCCGACCGGGGTGACATCAGCGGCAACGGCGCGGCGGCCCCGATCGCGCGGGCGGTGATGGAGGCGGCCCTGGCCACCGGCTGACACCCGGCCCCCGGCCCCGGCCCCTGGCCCCGTCTAGAGGACGTCCGCCCCGTCGGCGATGGCGGACGCGACCTCCGCCACCCGCGCCGACTCCTCGGCCGCGAACCGCTCGCGGTCGAGGGCCTCGGCGATCTCCTCGTCCTGGCTCATCAGCAGGTCCAGGTTCGAGTCGCCCAGGTCGAAGACGCCGAGGTCCAGGTAGGCGCGCTGCAGCCGTTCGCCCCACAGCCCGATGTCCTTCACGCACGGCACGATCCTGCTGAACAGCAGCTTGCGGAACAGGTGCAGGAACTCCGACTGCTCACTGAGCAGCGTCGCCTCCTGGGCCCCGATGCCGAAGTTCTCCAGCACCTCCACCCCGAGCAGTCGGTTCCGCATCAGGTAGCAGCCCTCGATCACGAACTCCTCGCGTTCGCGCAGCTCGGCGTCGGTGAGCTGTTTGTAGTAGTCGCGCAGCGCCATCCGCCCGAAGGCCACGTGCCGGGCCTCGTCCTGCATCACGTACGCCAGGAGCTGCTTCGGCAGCGGCTTGGTGGTCGTGTCGCGGATCATGCCGAAGGCGGCCAGGGCCAGCCCCTCGATGAGCACCTGCATGCCCAGGTACGGCATGTCCCAGCGGGAGTCGCGCAGGGTGTCGCCCAGCAGCCCCTGGAGGCTGTCGTTGATCGGGTACAGCATCCCGACCTTCTCGTGCAGGAAGCGCCCGAAGATCTCGGCGTGCCGGGCCTCGTCCATGGTCTGGGTGGCGGAGTAGAACTTCGCGTCCAGGTCCGGCACCGACTCCACGATGCGTGCCGCGCACACCATCGCGCCCTGCTCGCCGTGCAGGAACTGGCTGAAGTTCCAGGAGGCGTAGTGCTGGCGCAGCTCGCCCTTGTCCTTCGCGGTGAGCTTGGCCCAGTGCCGCGTCCCGTACAGCGGCAGGGCCTCCTCGGGGGTGCCCAGCGGATCGTACGGGTCCACCTCGATGTCCCAGTCGATGCGCTTGCCGCCGTCCCACTGCTTGTCCTTGCCCTTCTGGTAGAGCGCCAGCAGCCGCTCGCGGCCGTCGGCGTACTCCCAGCTGAAGCGGGCGGAGCCGGCGGCGGGGACCTGCCAGACCGACTCGCCCGGGTTCTCGGTGTAGAGCTCATGCGTCGACACTGACGCCCCCTCGTCTCACGTACTGCCGTGTGGGACCGGACAGTTGGCAGCGTCACACGTTGGTAGACACGGGGTCAACAAGTCGTGCGCGAGGGATTGACGACCTTGCTGACAGGCAGTCTCATAAGAAGTGACAGCCGGTAACTCGACGACGAGGTGTCCGAACCCATGACCACCGTGACCGAACGAGCCGCGCTCCAGGACGCCCTCGGCCTGCTCAAGGACCGCGAGCAGATAGCCGAGCGCCTGCTCGAATCCTCGGCCAAGCACTCCTTCGACCCCGACAAGGAACTCGACTGGGACGCCCCGCCGATCGAGGGCAAGTACTACTGGCCGCCGGAACTCCTCTCCCTCTACGACACCCCGCTGTGGAAGAAGATGGGGGAGGAGCAGCGCATCGACCTCTCCCGCCACGAGGCGGCGGCGCTCGGCTCCCTCGGCATCTGGTTCGAGATCATCCTCATGCAGCTCATGGTCCGGCACATCTACGACAAGTCCCTGACCAGCAATCACGTCCGCTACGCACTCACCGAGATCGCCGACGAGTGCCGCCACTCGATGATGTTCGCCCGCATGATCCAGAAGGCCGGCGCCCCCGAGTACCCCGTCTCCCGCGTCAACCACAACCTCGCGCGGATCCTGAAGACGATCTCCACCACCCCCGGCTCCTTCGCCTGCACCCTCCTCGGCGAGGAGATCCTCGACTGGATGCAGCGCCTGACCTTCCCGGACGAGCGCGTCCAGCCGCTGGTCCGCGGCGTCACCCGGATCCACGTCATCGAGGAGGCCCGGCACGTCCGGTACGCCCGCGAGGAACTGCGCCGCCAGATGCTGACCGCCCCGCGCTGGGAGCAGGAACTCACCCGGATCAGCTGCGGCGAGGCCGCCCGCGTCTTCTCCCTGGCCTTCGTCAACCCGGCCGTCTACGACAACGTCGGCCTGGACCGCCGCGAGGCCGTCGCCCAGGTGAAGGCGAGCGGCCACCGCCGCGAGGTCATGCAGAGCGGCGCGAAGCGGCTCACCGACTTCCTCGACGACATCGGCGTCCTGCGCGGCGTCGGCCGTAGGCTCTGGCAGAGCTCGGGGCTGTTGGCGTAGGCCCCGATCGCCCGGACACCCACCCGTCCGACGTGCGCGGGGCTACCCTGCGGTCATGACCGTACGCGCGTATCGCAGGCTGAGCGTCGAGGAGCGGCGAGCCCAACTCCTCGACGCCGCCCTCTCGCTGTTCGCGCACCGGGCACCCGAAGAGGTCTCGCTCGACGACGTCGCCGAGGCCGCCGGAGTGTCCCGCCCGCTCGTCTACCGCTACTTCCCGGGCGGCAAGCAGCAGCTCTACGAGGCCGCCCTCCGCTCGGCGGCCGACGTCCTCGAACTGTGCTTCGCCGAACCCCAGGAGGGACCCCTGACCCGGCGGCTGTCCCGGGCCCTGGACCGCTACCTCGCCTTCGTCGACGAACACGACGCCGGCTTCGCCGCCCTCCTCCAGGGCGGCAGCGTCGTCGAGACCTCCCGCACGACGGCGACGGTCGACGGCATCCGGCGGGCCGCCGCCGAGCAGATCCTCGTCCACCTGGGCGTCCCGACCCCCGGCCCCCGGCTGCGCATGATGGTCCGTACGTGGATCACGGCCGTCGAGGCCGCCTCCCTCATCTGGATCGACGAGGGCAAACAGCCCGAGGTCGAGCACCTCCGGGACTGGCTGCTGGACCAGTTCATCGCCCTGCTGACGGCCACCGCCGCCACCGACCCGGAAACCGCCGCGGCCGCCCGGGCCGCCCTCGCCCTGGAATCGCCGGACGGCCCCGTCGGGGTCCTGGCCCGCCGCGTCGTCCCCGTGGTGTCCGAGGCCGCCCACCTGCTGTGACACTGGTGGGGTGAGAAGCCAACCGACCCCGTTCGAGGGCGGCCCGATGGACGGCCGGGTCCTCCCCGTCCTCCTCGGCCCGACCGGACACCCCCCGAAGTGGTACGAGATCCCCGTCCCGGCACCGGACGGCGGCCCGCCCACGGTCCTGCTGTACGAACGCGTCCCGGCGGGCTACTCCAAGCGGCTCGGCCTCCAGAAGGGATGGAAGTACGACTTCCGCCCCACGGGCACCAAGCCGAAACCCCGCTGGCCCTGGACGAAGCCCCCCCGAACCTGATCTCCCGGGATACCTCGGGGCGGGGCGCCGCCGCGGGCTCGGGCATCGGGTCGGGCTCAGGCCGAAGCCGGGTACCTCGGGGCGGGGGCTCCGGGTGGGGACGGGCGCGCGCCGGGGTGTCTCCTCGGCCGCCGAACGTGACGAGGCGTCGGAAAGCGCGGCGGCAAGGCGTTCGGCGCCCTGCGGGGACACCCCGGCACACACCCGTCCCTACCGTCCGCCCGCTCCCGCGACGGGGGAGCCCCCGGCCAGGAACCCGGCAGGGCGCGGAGGTCGGGGCCGGGTGTGTGTCGGGGCGATCCCCGCAGGGCGCCGAACGCAGTGCCGCCCGACGTTCCGACCCCGCGTCACGTTCGGCGCCCGAGGAGACGCCCCGGCGCGCACCCGGCCCCGACCGAAGCCCGCCCCGACCGCGCCCCGCCGCCCAGGCGCGCCCCGCACTCCGGCCGAGCCTCCTGCCAGGGCCCGGCCAGGACCCGGCCGAGCCTCCGGCTAGGAACCCGGCAGGGTGAGGACCGCCAAGCCCCCACCCCCCTCCGCCTCCAGGAACTCCAGCCGCGCCCCGATCACCCCGGCCTGCCCCACCGCGATCGTCAGCCCCAGCCCGTGGCCCTTGCCACCTCCGCTGCGGAAGCGCTGCGGGCCGTGTGCCACCAGGTACGCCGGGAACCCGTCCCCGTGGTCCCGTACGGTCACCACCGGCCCGTCCACCGTCAGCACCACCGGCGCCCGCCCGTGCTTGTGGGCGTTGGCCACCAGGTTCCCGAGCACCCGTTCCAGCCTCCGCCGGTCCGTCTCCACGTGCGCGTCCCGGACGACCACCACCTCCGTGTCCGTCCCGGACGCCCGCACCACCCGGCGTACCAGCCGCCCCAGCTGGTGCAGATCGCTCTCCACCACCTCACTGCCCGAGTCCAGCCGGGAGATCTCCAGCAGGTCCTCGGTCAGCTGCCGCATCGTCCGGACCCGCTCGCGCACCAGCTCCGTCGGCCGGCTCTCGGGCAGCAGCTCCGACGCCGCCTGCAGACCCGTCAGCGGAGTGCGCAGCTCGTGCGCCACGTCCGCGGTGAACCGCCGCTCGCTCTCCAGCTTCGACTGCAGGCTCCCGGCCATGGTGTCCAGCGCCGCCGCCACCGTCGCCACCTCGTCCTGGTGCCGTGCCGGGGTCCGGGTACGCGGGTCGTTCACCCGCGCGTCGAGGTCGCCCTGGGTGATCCGCCGGGCCACCGCCGCCGTCAGGTGCAGCCGCCGGGTCACCCGGGTCACCGCGAACGCGCCCATCAGCAGCGTCCCGCCGATCGCCAGCAGCGACGACCCGATGAT comes from Streptomyces virginiae and encodes:
- a CDS encoding ferritin-like domain-containing protein, which translates into the protein MSTHELYTENPGESVWQVPAAGSARFSWEYADGRERLLALYQKGKDKQWDGGKRIDWDIEVDPYDPLGTPEEALPLYGTRHWAKLTAKDKGELRQHYASWNFSQFLHGEQGAMVCAARIVESVPDLDAKFYSATQTMDEARHAEIFGRFLHEKVGMLYPINDSLQGLLGDTLRDSRWDMPYLGMQVLIEGLALAAFGMIRDTTTKPLPKQLLAYVMQDEARHVAFGRMALRDYYKQLTDAELREREEFVIEGCYLMRNRLLGVEVLENFGIGAQEATLLSEQSEFLHLFRKLLFSRIVPCVKDIGLWGERLQRAYLDLGVFDLGDSNLDLLMSQDEEIAEALDRERFAAEESARVAEVASAIADGADVL
- a CDS encoding penicillin-binding transpeptidase domain-containing protein, which translates into the protein MIRYIRWCAYFCALLLIALLVNIARVQVWESAAYGANPANKRPAIERYAEPRGDILVDGRPVTGSRDSGQLLRYERTYANGPLYAPVTGFSSQTYGTSFVERAEDAILSGTDPGLSAFPLWYELARGRPAGGNAATTVRAGMQRAAYAGLAGKRGAVAAVEPATGKILALVSSPSYDPSVLSGTGTKVKEAWTALNADPARPMLNRALRETYPPGSTFKIVTAAAALDAGVVSDVDAPTRTPDPYPLPGTSTLLPNAGTGCEDASMADAVQWSCNTVMAKIGVQVGLRGMVEAARRFGFNGEGLRVPAWVSRSNFDTDMSQDQLALSSIGQFNTKATPLQMAMVAAAVANGGELKYPYLVDRTTQDDGSQVRRGGERSLGRAMNPATAVRLQDLMVKVVENGTGRNAAIPGAVVGGKTGTAQHGVGNAGTPYAWFISWAKAEGAALPQVAVAVVVEDASADRGDISGNGAAAPIARAVMEAALATG
- a CDS encoding DUF6325 family protein, yielding MGPVEFIVLAFPEEQLRAPAVEAVMGLRKTGVVRLIDGIVATRTASGDVLAAEFDEFVELNGLLTGRDVARLIGPEDIQEAAGLLERGSCALLLVVEHLWAEDAAIAVRAAGGRIVGSVRIPPDRVPADPRAGVA
- a CDS encoding sensor histidine kinase codes for the protein MRPARSSRSSRPLRRLRLPSWTATLTWKSACFIVVMCCSLAAVLGALVHVEVTRQTVATAREKALGKLLEVSRAYEAGEPLPRGSWLDPVGLPPELRALAVSGRRGTLVADHRGRPTMWAAGPADGRALATAVDYGQSAQTISGLDNAIIGSSLLAIGGTLLMGAFAVTRVTRRLHLTAAVARRITQGDLDARVNDPRTRTPARHQDEVATVAAALDTMAGSLQSKLESERRFTADVAHELRTPLTGLQAASELLPESRPTELVRERVRTMRQLTEDLLEISRLDSGSEVVESDLHQLGRLVRRVVRASGTDTEVVVVRDAHVETDRRRLERVLGNLVANAHKHGRAPVVLTVDGPVVTVRDHGDGFPAYLVAHGPQRFRSGGGKGHGLGLTIAVGQAGVIGARLEFLEAEGGGGLAVLTLPGS
- a CDS encoding AurF N-oxygenase family protein, which codes for MTTVTERAALQDALGLLKDREQIAERLLESSAKHSFDPDKELDWDAPPIEGKYYWPPELLSLYDTPLWKKMGEEQRIDLSRHEAAALGSLGIWFEIILMQLMVRHIYDKSLTSNHVRYALTEIADECRHSMMFARMIQKAGAPEYPVSRVNHNLARILKTISTTPGSFACTLLGEEILDWMQRLTFPDERVQPLVRGVTRIHVIEEARHVRYAREELRRQMLTAPRWEQELTRISCGEAARVFSLAFVNPAVYDNVGLDRREAVAQVKASGHRREVMQSGAKRLTDFLDDIGVLRGVGRRLWQSSGLLA
- a CDS encoding FtsW/RodA/SpoVE family cell cycle protein, producing MTALTAKVTEPAPPPPPGADAPKRRGVELTLLAGAVLISVLGHLYVGLATTGHLPGPAARYATGLCAAALLAHLAVRLRAPYADPLLLPIAVLLNGLGLVLIQRLDVTTPGHLTAGDQLLWSALGVALFVLVVALLRDHRVLQRYAYLSVAVALVLMLIPVFFPAVNGAHIWIRFAGLSFQPGEFAKILLAVFFAAYLAANRTALALTGRRLFWKLRLLPGRVLGPILAIWLLSVGVLVLERDLGTSLLFFGLFVIMLFTATGRIGWIAIGLLLAALGAYAVGTFEPHVHSRVDDWLNPFASIERGEGPGQLAQSLFAFGAGGLLGAGLGHGQSFLIGFAAKSDFILATAGEELGLVGLAAILLLYGLLVARGFRAGLALRDPFGRLLATGLASIVALQVFVIAGGVTGLIPLTGMAMPFLAQGGSSVVTNWIIVALLVRLSDSARRPRPAKEPAE
- a CDS encoding TetR/AcrR family transcriptional regulator, yielding MTVRAYRRLSVEERRAQLLDAALSLFAHRAPEEVSLDDVAEAAGVSRPLVYRYFPGGKQQLYEAALRSAADVLELCFAEPQEGPLTRRLSRALDRYLAFVDEHDAGFAALLQGGSVVETSRTTATVDGIRRAAAEQILVHLGVPTPGPRLRMMVRTWITAVEAASLIWIDEGKQPEVEHLRDWLLDQFIALLTATAATDPETAAAARAALALESPDGPVGVLARRVVPVVSEAAHLL
- a CDS encoding SHOCT domain-containing protein; translated protein: MFIRPMGVTVRAANRPPGHPLLRGLLARASGAAEATTGSVGTPGPATTTGPADAPDRTGAQAERPPTGAPLEAPPEPPQPAEPEPAAASTPDRPAPAGLVAELTQLAGLAREGLLTPQEFTTAKARLLRG